A segment of the Cellvibrio sp. KY-YJ-3 genome:
AAGACGCAGGCACTCAGCAGCGAGCGCCCGGTATTTACCCGTGAGCGGATTAAAAAAATGAAGCCGGGAATCGCTAAAAAACATCAGAAGGGTTCACAAAGTTGCGGCGAATAAATTACAGACAATGTTTGGCAAAAAGCGATTGCTCATCTTCAGTCCAATCTTTAGCGTCTTTCACCATCATCACTTCACACCAATCATCGCTACCCACTTCAGGTATACGACCATTTAGTGCAGCGACACGATCAAGCGATTCCTGCGGTTTTATATCACCTACAGTCTGTACCATTTGTTGGTTTGATTGTTGCGCTTTTAATTCCTGCTGAGCAATTTCAGCCACTAAATTCATGGCTGCAACGGTTTTTTCCTGCTCATTCACTAGCTGTTCTGTTTGTTGCTCAGATTTTTTATTAGTCGATTGAATCATAAATAACCCTAAACCCAGCACCAACACACTGAGAATTAACAATATGACAAGGAATTTTTGCTCGCGAAACAATGACATCATTACTTATAAATCCTGATTCTAATTTCAACCCAATAAGCAAAACTTAAAGCCATTCAGCCATTTTTTCGGCATAGTAAGTGATAATTAAATCAGCTCCTGCACGCTTAAATGCCGTCATGGTTTCAAGAACGATAGATCTCTCATCGATAACACCGGCAGCCGCGCCGGCTTTAATCATCGCGTATTCGCCGCTCACATGGTAAACCGCCAAGGGGCGCGCCGAATTGGCGCGAATACTGGCAAGAATATCCAAATACGCAATGCCCGGTTTTACCATGAGAATATCGGCGCCTTCCATTTCATCCTGCATGGATTCGGCAAGCGCTTCACGTGAATTGGATGGATCCATTTGATAGGTGTTGCGCGTGCCCTTAAAGCTGCTATCAACCGCGTCTCTAAACGGGCCATAAAATGCAGAAGCAAATTTGGTGGAGTAAGACATGATTGGAATATGCGTAAACCCGGCGCTGTCCAACGCTTGGCGAATTGCACTGATCATGCCGTCCATCATGCCCGACGGGGCAATCATATCGACACCGGCTTGCGCTGCCAGTACAACTTGTTTTTGTAAATTTGCGAGAGTTTTGTCGTTATCCACATCATCATGGGTAACTACACCGCAGTGACCATGGTCGGTGTATTCGCAGAAACAGTTATCGCTAATAACTAACATTTCTGGCTGTGCTGCTTTTGCGGCACGAATCATTCGTGCGAGCAAACCATGCTCACACCAGGTATCGGAACCCTCGTGATCTTTATGTGTGGACACACCAAACAAAATAATTGCACGCACACCCTTGTCCCAAGCGCGCACTACAATATCTGCGAGTTGCGCTTCCGGGTAGCGAAATACACCCGGCATGGATTTAATTGGAACCGGCTCACTAATGCCCTCTTCCACAAAAATGGGCAAAATAAAATCGCTCATATGCAAATGAGTTTCACGCACTAATTCACGCAGGGCTGTAGTTCTGCGCAGGCGACGAAAACGAAAGTCAGGTTTGGTCAGTGGAATCTGCATAACTAAACTCAATAAATATTTAAATGCTCAAAGAGCCTTCGTGGCTCCATTCACAGCGTACCCGCATATTGCCAGAGCCGGGCTTATGAAAACTTCCGTTCGCTTCCCAAGTAAATGTATGTGTACCTGACAATTCCGTCTCCAAGTGAACGGTTGCAGAAACCCAATACATTTTGCTCAGCAGCGACTCAAACTGGGCAATCCATTGATCCCATTCATATTCCACTGCCTTGTAAGACGCGCCGAAGTGCATGACTTCTGTTTGATAATTAAAAAATGGCGAATTAACACGAGGAATAGAAAACATTTCCTGACTCAGAAACGGCCACTCGTCTGCATGAGGTAAAGACAGCATCGCATCCCGGTTAACACGAATACGTTCAGACTCCAGCGCTGACGGTGATACATCCTTAATACAACCGTAGACAATTGATTCTTGATCCATAATCACTCCGACATTAGTAACGACAACTAACGACTTTTAAAACGGCCACCACCAACTGCCTTTAAACCGATCCTCACAGGCGCGCAACTGATAGTCATATTGCTGTGCACGGGATTCAACTTTACGGGCAGTATTGATTAACCAATTCTTTCGCTTATAAGTCCCACGATTAAAGCCTCCGTGGCCTTCGTGATACGCGAGATACAAATTATAACTGTCCCCGGGGTTGATTCGGCTGCGGGTTTGGCTTTGTCTGTTATACCAACCAATAAAATCAATCGCATCACCAAAATTATCGCGGCGCGACCAACCATTTCCACTGTTTTTTTGGTATTCATTCCAGGTGGCATTTTTTGCCTGGGGGTAACCATAAGCATCACTAGGACGCGGCCCTGGAATCACCCACAGGATTTTTGTGCGTGCTGGCCGTGCATTATGTTTGAATTGAGACTCCTGAAACATGATTGACATCATGGTCGGTACTGATGAGCCCCAACGTTTTTCGGCTTTTTTTGATTCTTTGTACCAAGAAGGTTTTTCATCAAAAATTGCACAGAGATCTTGAGGTTTTGTTGGGGGCAAGCTGGAGCACCCGATTAAACCTATTAAGCCAACCAGACACAGCAACCGCGCAAAAACTATTAATGCGTTTTTATATTGCATTGCTAAATGCTCCTTCCATGCTGCTGTAGTAACTCAAGTAATCCCGCTTCGTCCATCACCTTCAGGCCCAGCTCTTCTGCTTTAGCGAGTTTTGATCCAGCGCCCGGCCCAGCGACAACATAATCTGTTTTAGCGGATACGCTACCGGCTACTTTTGCGCCAAGCGCTAGCAAGTGTGCTTTGGCATCATCACGAGAGAGCGATTCCAATGTGCCCGTTAATACATAAGTAAGCCCAGCCAGTGGCAACTCCTCAGGGCTCACGACATCAATGTTGTCCCAATGAATACCATGATTACGCAATGCAGATACGGCGATAATATTGCACTCTTGTGCAAAAAATTCCGCTACAAAGTGTGCGACCACAGGGCCAACATCAGGCACTTTTTGTAAGGTCTCCTGATCGGCAGCCGCCAGCGCCTCAAAACTGCCAAAGTAATTGGCAAAATTGCGCGCGGTTGCCTCCCCCACTTCACGAATTCCCAAGGCATAAATAAATTTTGCCAAGGTGGTTTTTTTGGAGGTCTCTAACGCGCTTAGAATATTATCCGCAGACTTTTCCCCCATGCGCTCCATGGCCGATAATTGTTCGCGACTCAGGGAATAAATATCCGCAAGATTATTGACCAAGCCCAAATCGACAAGCTGTTCTACGAGTTTATCTCCCAAGCCCTCTACATTCATTGCCTTGCGTGAAACAAAATGTTTAATCGCTTCTTTGCGCTGCGCTGCGCACACTAGCCCGCCTGAGCAACGAGCGACAGCTTCATCGGCAACTGTCTCTACGGGCGAACCACAAACCGGACATGAGTCAGGGAAAATAATATCGCGGGCATCGGGTGTTCGCTTACTTTCTACCACTTGCACAATCTGCGGAATAACATCACCCGCGCGACGAACAATAACCGTATCGCCAATTTTTATGCCTAGGCGATTAATTTCATCGCGATTGTGAAGCGTTGCATTAGAAACGGTAACGCCACCCACAAATACGGGCTGCAAACGAGCCACTGGCGTGACGGCACCAGTGCGGCCGACTTGAAACTCCACATCCAACAATAGTGTGGATTCTTCTTGCGCAGGAAATTTATAAGCAATAGCCCAGCGTGGTGCACGAGAAATAAAACCGAGCTTTTCTTGTAACTCGCGGGAGTTAACCTTGAAAACTATACCGTCAATATCGTAAGCAAGTCCGTCGCGTCTCAGTCCAATTCGACGATAAAAATCCATTGCTTCCTGAATATTTTTTGCAACTTGCGTTTCGCGATTGGTTAAAAAGCCCCAGTTTTTTAAAGCAGTTAAGGTGCCGCTATGGGTTTCCGGCAACTGACCACCATCAACCAATCCAACACTGTATGCACACATTTCGAGCGGGCGACTTGCCGTAATGCGAGGATCCAATTGGCGCAAAGAACCTGCGGCCGCATTACGTGGATTTACAAACAATTTTTCACCCGCCCCCCGAGCTTTTTCATTGAGCGCTTCAAAACCGGCCTTGGGCATATAGATTTCGCCGCGAACTTCTAAAACTTCGGGATAACCTTCCCCGTGCAGACGCAAGGGAATTGATTTAATGGTACGTACATTTTGAGTGATATCTTCACCATTGGTGCCATCACCCCGTGTTGCACCACGCACAAGTACGCCGTCGCGATATAACAAACTGACAGCAATACCATCCAGTTTTAATTCGCATGCGTACTCAATATCCCCCGTACTTTTAAGGCGATCTTGTACACGTTGATTAAACGCCAATAAGTCTTCATCGCTAAATGCATTATCCAAGGACAGCATTGGCATTTCGTGAATCACTGTCTGGAATGCAGACAGCGGCGCAGCACCGACCCGTTGGGTTGGCGAGTCGGGTGTGACAGAATCTGGAAACTGAAGTTCTAGTTCACGTAAACGCTGCATTAACCGATCGTAGTCGGCATCGGTTATTTGGGGATCATCCAATGCGTAGTAACGATAACTGTGGAAATTAATTTCCTGACGCAGCTGTTGAATTTCTGGGGGGAAATTATCAAAGAGAGACAAAGTAGACATGAATGAATGTACCTGAAGAAGCGAATCCTGCGGTTAGCAACACGCTGCGATTCATGCCTTGATAGACAGCAGATGCATCCCTGCATCTTAAGAATTTATCTTAGTGGCGCGGTGGACGGCGAAATAGACGAGTTCGTTCAAAATCACGAATACGCTGGCGACAATGTTCGAGTGTTTGACGAGTCATCACACTGCGTTGCTCATCTTTTAATTCGCCATTTAATGTTTCTGCCATCGCACGTGCAGTATCCGCCATCAAATCAAATGATTGCATTGAATCTGCATTAATCGGTAAAGTCATAAACAAACTTACGCCTGGAGTTTCAAATTCATCCATAGCATCAAGATCAAAAGTTCCTGGCTTCACCATATTCGCCATACTAAATAGCAGTGCACCATCGCCTTTTGCATCACTGTAGCGATGGAAAATATCCATGCTTCCGTAGCGCATACCGCATTTTAGGATGATGTCTAATAAGTCACCGCCCTTAAACATCTCACCTTTATGAGCCATTACGTTAATAATTAAAACCTCTTCCGGTTCTGGCGCGGGCTGTTGGTTTAATTCATTTTTGTTTTGCGCTGCTTGCTGCTGATGATCTTCATATTCATCATCTTCTTCGTAATCTTCATCATCATAGTCAGCATCACCTTGCTCATGATCGTCCTGCGGAAGCTCATCCTCGTATTCGTAATCTTCCTCTTCATTGGAATCTATATCATCTCTTTCATCATCAAGTTCACGCACATAGGGGTGATCATCTTCCTCGTAGTCCTCTCCTTCGTAATCTTGTCCTTCATTGACATGATCGAGATCCGAGTCAGGTGTTACAGCGGAAAAGCTGGGCTCTATACGCTCATCCAGCGGCAATGAACGATTTTTATCTTCCACTGATTCCATCAAAATAGGCACCGACTGTCCAAGATTGAGACTGGTCTGCTGGGGTTCGCGTTGAGCTCGTGTAATAGGCGCTTCTGTAAGCGCATTACGCTGCTGTTTTTCTGTGTAGGATTTGGCGTGCGCCTTTTTTTCAATACTTGGAATTGGCGCTTGTGGGTCGCGCTTTGCTACTACACGAGCGCCACCATTAGGCAGTTCACTGGTATAACTAGGTGCTGCAGCAAGCTGATCTTCTTCATCTTCCAGTGCTGGCTGCTTAAGGCTTTTTTTAAGTGAGCGCGACACTTTAATTTTGCCAGTGCGCTCATTATGTTTGCGTCTGATTCCATCGACCAGAATCAAAACAATAAACAGGAATCCGATAATGATGACCCAATCTTTCATAAGGTTATCCGTAATATGTATTTAGTGTTAAACCGCAGCGAGTTCTGCGGCCTCGTCAACATCTACTGTCACCAGGCGTGAAACACCGGGCTCGTGCATGGTGACGCCCAACAATTGGTGCGCCATCTCCATCGCATTTTTATTGTGTGTGATGTAAATAAACTGCACTTGGGCTGACATTTCTTCAACCATACGTGCATAGCGCCCTACGTTTGCGTCATCGAGCGGTGCATCTACCTCATCCAGCATACAGAAAGGCGCCGGGTTCAAACGGAAAATAGAAAATACCAATGCAATTGCTGTTAGCGCTTTTTCGCCGCCCGACAGCAAATGAATAGTACTGTTACGCTTACCTGGCGGGCGAGCCATAATGGTAATGCCTGTATCCAACAGTTCGTCACCGGTCAGTTCAAGATAAGCATGGCCACCGCCAAAAACTTTAGGGAACAGCTCCTGCAAACTCTTGTTAACCTGATCAAATGTTTCTTTGAAGCGCGTACGCGTTTCGCGATCAATACGCTTGATAGCATTCTCAAGCGTTTCAAGTGCTTCCATCAAATCCGCATTTTGCGCATCAAGATAATTTTTGCGTTCGGATTCGGTTTTATATTCATCAATGGCAGCAAGGTTAATTGGGCCCAAACGGCTAATGCGACCGGCAATGGATTCCAATTCCTCTTCCAACGGTTTTACTTCTGTACCTTCAGGCATTTCAGCCAGAATAATATCCAGATTTAATTCTTCTTCCTCAAGCTGTTCAACAATGCCAGCACGCTGCACTTCGAACATTTGCGCTGCTAAACGCTCCTGCTCCAAATGTGTACGCACTGCTTGCACTTCTTGCTCGGCGCGATTGCGCGCTTGCTCAGAGTTGCGTAATTCGTGCTCCACAGTTTCCAGCGCCCGACGAGCTTCAGTTAATGACGCTTCTACAGAGAGACGCTTGGACAATGAGGCCTCAAGCTCTAATTTATATTCCTCTACCGGATCGCGATTATCGGCAATGCTAGCAATTAATTGTTCACGCCGTTCATGCAAGCGAGCAACTTGTTCGCGCAAGCGTCCAATCCCCAAGCGAATTGATTCCAGCTGGGTTTTTACAGACTGATAGCGCATTGCAATTTCGTGCGCTTTGTCTTTGTCGTGGCGGGCGCGTTGTCGTGCGCTATCCAAACCGGAACGAATATCATCGCGCTGCTGCAATAATGACTCTCTCAGGTCAGTATCCTGCTCCATCATTTCGATGGCTTCGCTCAGAATTACTCGTGCTTCCGACAAATGCTCTGCTTCTTGCTCCATTTGCTCGCGCGCTTCGCGGATTTCATTTTCAGCACGCTCACGACGCATATTCATTTGTTCGATACGAACTTGTTTGGCACTCAACTGTGAGCGCAACTCGCTGTGTTTGCGGTTCTGCTCATCCACTTCGCGCCGCAGGGCTTCACGCTCCTGTTCAAGGCGCTTGATGGCGTCACGCCCCTTATCAAGCTGCGAGCTTAATAACTCAACTTGTTCTTCAGCGCTGGCAATTGCTGCGGTGAGTTCTTCTAATTCCTGACGGCGGGCAATAACACCAGAGCTTGCATCCGTATCGCGTGTGACACGTACCCAGTGTGCGCTCAACCATATTCCATCGCGAGTAATCACGGATTCATTGGCTGTGAGCTGTTTGCGCAATGCAAGCGCTGCAGATAAATCATCAGCAATATAAATTCCGGCGAGCACGCCTTGCGCATCCCATTCAGCGCTAACTTTCGTGCTTAACAATTCTGCTTTTGTAAAAGGCGCCGCCGCTGTTTTTGCCTGCGGGTCAAATAACACCAATTCACCTTGAGTGAGATTTGTCAGCAGGCCAGCTACGGCATCAAGTTGATCGACACAAACCGCTTGTAACGAATTGCCTAGCACTGTCTCTAATGCTTTGTCCCAGCCATCGACAACCGCGATTGATTCGGCAAGTCGCGACTGCCCAGATAAATTATTCTTGGCGAGCCATTCGGTTACGGCTTTATTTTTTTCGCCCATGGCTGCTTGTTGCAATGCTTCCAGTGAAGCATGGCGGCCGCGCATTTTCTGCAATTGACTGCGCGCCTGATCAAGCTCATTGACGAGGCGGTTATTTTCATTACGGGTTGTATCAAGTGTTTCTACAAAACCATCGAGACGCGCTCGTTTTTCATCGGCAATCAAATCCAACTCTGCAAGCTGCTCAGTGAGCTCATTAATCGACTCGTCGTCAGAGCCATCCTGCAAGTTCGTTTTTTCTTCGCGTAATTTTTCGATGCGTTGCAGTAAGCGCTGCTGAACTTGCTCCAAATGCTGGATACGGGACTGTTGGACTTCTGCACGCTGACGCGGCTCGGCTGCGCGCTGATTAAAACTATCCCAATCA
Coding sequences within it:
- a CDS encoding DUF3012 domain-containing protein, giving the protein MMSLFREQKFLVILLILSVLVLGLGLFMIQSTNKKSEQQTEQLVNEQEKTVAAMNLVAEIAQQELKAQQSNQQMVQTVGDIKPQESLDRVAALNGRIPEVGSDDWCEVMMVKDAKDWTEDEQSLFAKHCL
- the hemB gene encoding porphobilinogen synthase yields the protein MQIPLTKPDFRFRRLRRTTALRELVRETHLHMSDFILPIFVEEGISEPVPIKSMPGVFRYPEAQLADIVVRAWDKGVRAIILFGVSTHKDHEGSDTWCEHGLLARMIRAAKAAQPEMLVISDNCFCEYTDHGHCGVVTHDDVDNDKTLANLQKQVVLAAQAGVDMIAPSGMMDGMISAIRQALDSAGFTHIPIMSYSTKFASAFYGPFRDAVDSSFKGTRNTYQMDPSNSREALAESMQDEMEGADILMVKPGIAYLDILASIRANSARPLAVYHVSGEYAMIKAGAAAGVIDERSIVLETMTAFKRAGADLIITYYAEKMAEWL
- a CDS encoding transglycosylase SLT domain-containing protein, translated to MQYKNALIVFARLLCLVGLIGLIGCSSLPPTKPQDLCAIFDEKPSWYKESKKAEKRWGSSVPTMMSIMFQESQFKHNARPARTKILWVIPGPRPSDAYGYPQAKNATWNEYQKNSGNGWSRRDNFGDAIDFIGWYNRQSQTRSRINPGDSYNLYLAYHEGHGGFNRGTYKRKNWLINTARKVESRAQQYDYQLRACEDRFKGSWWWPF
- the ligA gene encoding NAD-dependent DNA ligase LigA → MSTLSLFDNFPPEIQQLRQEINFHSYRYYALDDPQITDADYDRLMQRLRELELQFPDSVTPDSPTQRVGAAPLSAFQTVIHEMPMLSLDNAFSDEDLLAFNQRVQDRLKSTGDIEYACELKLDGIAVSLLYRDGVLVRGATRGDGTNGEDITQNVRTIKSIPLRLHGEGYPEVLEVRGEIYMPKAGFEALNEKARGAGEKLFVNPRNAAAGSLRQLDPRITASRPLEMCAYSVGLVDGGQLPETHSGTLTALKNWGFLTNRETQVAKNIQEAMDFYRRIGLRRDGLAYDIDGIVFKVNSRELQEKLGFISRAPRWAIAYKFPAQEESTLLLDVEFQVGRTGAVTPVARLQPVFVGGVTVSNATLHNRDEINRLGIKIGDTVIVRRAGDVIPQIVQVVESKRTPDARDIIFPDSCPVCGSPVETVADEAVARCSGGLVCAAQRKEAIKHFVSRKAMNVEGLGDKLVEQLVDLGLVNNLADIYSLSREQLSAMERMGEKSADNILSALETSKKTTLAKFIYALGIREVGEATARNFANYFGSFEALAAADQETLQKVPDVGPVVAHFVAEFFAQECNIIAVSALRNHGIHWDNIDVVSPEELPLAGLTYVLTGTLESLSRDDAKAHLLALGAKVAGSVSAKTDYVVAGPGAGSKLAKAEELGLKVMDEAGLLELLQQHGRSI
- the zipA gene encoding cell division protein ZipA, which produces MKDWVIIIGFLFIVLILVDGIRRKHNERTGKIKVSRSLKKSLKQPALEDEEDQLAAAPSYTSELPNGGARVVAKRDPQAPIPSIEKKAHAKSYTEKQQRNALTEAPITRAQREPQQTSLNLGQSVPILMESVEDKNRSLPLDERIEPSFSAVTPDSDLDHVNEGQDYEGEDYEEDDHPYVRELDDERDDIDSNEEEDYEYEDELPQDDHEQGDADYDDEDYEEDDEYEDHQQQAAQNKNELNQQPAPEPEEVLIINVMAHKGEMFKGGDLLDIILKCGMRYGSMDIFHRYSDAKGDGALLFSMANMVKPGTFDLDAMDEFETPGVSLFMTLPINADSMQSFDLMADTARAMAETLNGELKDEQRSVMTRQTLEHCRQRIRDFERTRLFRRPPRH
- the smc gene encoding chromosome segregation protein SMC, coding for MRLKCIKLAGFKSFVDPTTVNFPSNLCAVVGPNGCGKSNIIDAVRWVMGESSAKNLRGENMTDVIFNGSSGRKPVGQASIELVFDNSDATLTGEYAGFSEISIKRKVSRDGDNSYYLNGTKCRRRDITDIFLGTGLGPRSYAIIEQGMISKLIEAKPEELRVYIEEAAGISKYKERRRDTESRMRRTQENLERLTDIRDELERQLSRLQRQAQAAEKYAEYKKEERLLKAQLQALKYQQLDQQAKAKQLAIRDLELRMESFVTDQVNKDTQIEKYRTQYTELGDKFNEVQGRYYAIGAEIARLEQSIQHANERARQLQTDLDQTSRDSKEAEENLAIDTQKVEAWEEELLELEPELELVKAAEETSSESLIDAEEAMQRWQNDWDSFNQRAAEPRQRAEVQQSRIQHLEQVQQRLLQRIEKLREEKTNLQDGSDDESINELTEQLAELDLIADEKRARLDGFVETLDTTRNENNRLVNELDQARSQLQKMRGRHASLEALQQAAMGEKNKAVTEWLAKNNLSGQSRLAESIAVVDGWDKALETVLGNSLQAVCVDQLDAVAGLLTNLTQGELVLFDPQAKTAAAPFTKAELLSTKVSAEWDAQGVLAGIYIADDLSAALALRKQLTANESVITRDGIWLSAHWVRVTRDTDASSGVIARRQELEELTAAIASAEEQVELLSSQLDKGRDAIKRLEQEREALRREVDEQNRKHSELRSQLSAKQVRIEQMNMRRERAENEIREAREQMEQEAEHLSEARVILSEAIEMMEQDTDLRESLLQQRDDIRSGLDSARQRARHDKDKAHEIAMRYQSVKTQLESIRLGIGRLREQVARLHERREQLIASIADNRDPVEEYKLELEASLSKRLSVEASLTEARRALETVEHELRNSEQARNRAEQEVQAVRTHLEQERLAAQMFEVQRAGIVEQLEEEELNLDIILAEMPEGTEVKPLEEELESIAGRISRLGPINLAAIDEYKTESERKNYLDAQNADLMEALETLENAIKRIDRETRTRFKETFDQVNKSLQELFPKVFGGGHAYLELTGDELLDTGITIMARPPGKRNSTIHLLSGGEKALTAIALVFSIFRLNPAPFCMLDEVDAPLDDANVGRYARMVEEMSAQVQFIYITHNKNAMEMAHQLLGVTMHEPGVSRLVTVDVDEAAELAAV